In the Telopea speciosissima isolate NSW1024214 ecotype Mountain lineage chromosome 6, Tspe_v1, whole genome shotgun sequence genome, CCAAATACACCTGCCCTTGAGTTCTGCTTgctggagaaggaagaagtgaGCGAACAATGGCCTTTGCTTGGGGTACCTTAGAAGTCATCGTTTGCCACGAACCTGCCTATCACGAATGTGGGCAATCCTTGACCATGTGACCGTACTCCTTGCAGTTGTAACATACGAGAGTTTGGGTCCCATAATAAGGAGCCGATATATGTAGCTTTGGGTCCCTAGGCCACATCAGGTTTACGGGACTATATTGGAGTTACAGTCATGTAGGCCCCTCTCTTCTGGAACTTATTAGGTCCCCTAGAGTCATAAGATGACATTGGCCTCTTGCCAGCTTGTATGGCCTTGTGGTTCTCTCTCTATTGATCTTCAATCATCTTAGCAGCCTGAACCACTTTCTCATaggtagggtacttgtgtagcaccaTAGATGTACTCAAGTTGGCTCTCAGCCCTCTTTCAAACCTTCTCGCCTTAACTTCCTCAGCCTTCATGTGTTCCGGAGCAAAGtagaaatactcctcaaagGCCTGTTGATATTCGAGGACCGACTTGGATCCCTGGCTGAGGCTCATGAACTCAACTTCCTTCTTATCTCAAAAGTTCCTTGGAAAGTAATTCTCAAGAAAAGCTTCTGTGAACTAAGCCCATGTTGCATTTGGGTACTTGGCCCAGCAGTGCTCCTTTGAGGAATGCCACCATGCATCAGCATCACCTCGGAGTTGGAAAGTGGCACATCGAATCTTGTCGATGTCATTACACTATAGTACCTCAAAGATTCTCTCCAGATCTCTTATCTAGGTGGCTGGAAACATAGAATCGTGAATCAACTTGTAGAAAGTAGGAGGACGATGCTTCTGGAATTTCTCCGAAAGCTTAGAGGCATCAGCCCACTCTGGCACCGCATTTTGGACTCGTGGTGCAGCCGGAGTAGGAGGAGGTGGATTTGGTACTACTTGCACCCCAGGGACTTTGACTGCAGCTGGTGCTGGGGGAGGAATAACAGGTGTGGTAGCAGCTGAGGGAACAGGGGCTACATGCACCGGGGGTGGTAGTTGTTGCCCTTCCTGACCAACATTTGGAGCTGAGTGGTCACATTCTGCATGAAAGTGCGCTACTCATGTTACGCCACTCGATGCTCCCAAAAGTGCGGTAACATCTGCATTAGTGTTAACTGGAGGCGGAGCAGGCAAAGCTTCTTCAGAAACATCGCTGAcgtcatccctaggaggggaatGATTCCGGTTGCGAGTGTCAACCATGTTTCAACACCTGTCATAAATAAGATGCTTCACAGGTTAGCACAAAGGACATGGGGAAGCAATGCAAAATGCCTCGAAGGAACTAGTAATAAATTTTACACAAAATGTGTGCAGCAACACACAACGGAGGAACCAAGGTCCCAAAATAGAGTTGAGCTAGAAAAATAGGCTAAAATCCCTTTAGAACGCGGACGGATTCACGGATGGAACTAGTCCTCTGACTTCGTCTGCGACTCTGTCGCCCGAATAGGCTGGATAGACTTATGGATGGATTTGTAATGTAAATTCGTTTATGTCTTGTTCTTAGGGTGCCCAATTTGGTCAAAACACCGAGCCGTATGGAACTACGGACAGATCCTTGGTCGTGGTTCCGTTCGATGTTTCGTATAGTTCAAAGAATGAAAAACTCAACTTTTACACTCGACAAATTTACGGATGGAATCACGATAGTGGATCTGTTCGTGCGTCTGTTCACGAAgttttcataaaaaacaaaCCGCAAGTTTTCAAAACTCCTTTGGCTTATTTGGAGAGAACGGAAGCACAGAGCAGGGGAGCCATAACCTTCATCCGTTCAAAGTTTCTACACCCTAatttggtggatttgaaccCTTCATCCTCAAGATTCAAGCTTCCTACTACACGGTATGTgttcttcttcctattttggCCTCCTAGGGTTTGTTTCTAGATTTCCCCAaggtttttgttggtttcttcttccctttctcatTTTATTGTAGTAAGTTGCATGAAGGGTAATGGAATAGTGTTTCTCTTGGATTATATTACCCTCAATCCATTTGTGAACATCCCACTTCATCACTACTCGATCGATTAGGGCAAGGGTTGGGCAAACCCCTCCCAAAATAGAAATTTCCCTACTGTTTTTGGGCAAATCAATTTTGTACTAGAAAATGTGTTATAATCTTCATACATTTCATGGATGTGTTGTAATTTAGATGTATTCTTACTTGTTTGGCATCATGTCAAATTTCTAGATGGAAGTTAGGAGAAAACTCCCAAATTTCTTGCTGTTTTTGGGTAGGATATGGTTCCATGACTTAAATGTGTTTATCTCCCCctttttattactcttatatgTGGGCTATTTGCATTGTTTATGCTTGGTTATTATTGTTGAATCGATTTCATGGAAAGGTTTATTGGGTATCCTCTCCTTCAACCCATGTTCAAGGGAGTTACATTCCCTAACAAATTTCTCAATTCCCAAATAAACTAAAATTGTTAAGTTGCAGTAGTTTGCATATGTTCTCTATGTTTTGGTTAAAGTTAAGTAACCAAGCACATATATTGTCTTCTTTTACTTGTGTGTAGGTGAGTAAATTGAAATGGCTCCTAGGACAAGGGGAAATAGGGCTCCTGCAGTAGCACTAGCACCCTTTGATGCTAGTCTCTTTGTGTTTGCTGAGGCAGAGAGGCTGTACAATGAAAAATTTCATGACCGAAAGATTCTAGTGGGGAGAGAAGCTATCCTTGACGAGCTGGTTGCCTTCAAGGTGAGGCAgctgtcaaacctgcccctgactgactggaattttggatgaaggacaggaatctctgaccagtcacccaaacacactgtggagcatcactccagtggttgaattcagtggagaacccccaaggatgttcTCCTATGTACctatcaaaagatggattgcGAACCCATGCAGCTGCACTGCCTACAGCCTGATGTACTGCATCAATCcaaggtactctctctcctatccatatttatggggcccacacctattcAGATGTGTGTAAGACCTTGGATGAGGTGTTGGTACAATGCCCAAGCCatgggccaagcacctgtgcaagcccaaggcttATATAGCAATGCtgcattctctgggtgatgcactaggaGATTcgcccaaaggcccagagaatcgcccagagtggctgaattgAGTTTTTTGGActcagacatgtggggaccatccTTACAGACCaggaacaccctctaggggtagatgggaactttaggaaccattacccacccctggaaccatgtggaccccacctgtgcagccagaatggcccagaatttagttaaaaatgcattctgggagAGGGGAGGCTacggccaaacaggccttagtggggccaattctataaataggagggggggCAGCCCCTCATTTCGTTTTTGGTTGCTGtagctgaaagagagaaagagaaggaaaaggaagaagaagagaaggaaaggaagagagaaggagaagaaggatctgTGCTGCCTATTTGCACACTGAATCAGTTGCATATCACCTCCAAGTAATAATTCC is a window encoding:
- the LOC122665463 gene encoding formin-like protein 7, which gives rise to MVDTRNRNHSPPRDDVSDVSEEALPAPPPVNTNADEGQQLPPPVHVAPVPSAATTPVIPPPAPAAVKVPGVQVVPNPPPPTPAAPRVQNAVPEWADASKLSEKFQKHRPPTFYKLIHDSMFPAT